A single Candidatus Delongbacteria bacterium DNA region contains:
- a CDS encoding transposase, protein IYENERKIKLDKFEEIRTAEFKGIEKGREEGEKLKAIEIARNLLDVLDEEIISEKTGLSVEEIRKLSNIDGKK, encoded by the coding sequence TTATTTACGAAAATGAGCGTAAGATTAAGCTTGATAAATTTGAAGAAATTAGGACAGCTGAATTTAAAGGGATTGAAAAAGGTCGAGAAGAAGGCGAAAAACTAAAAGCTATTGAAATTGCCAGAAACCTTTTAGATGTTTTAGATGAAGAAATAATTTCTGAAAAGACAGGCTTGTCTGTTGAAGAAATAAGAAAATTATCCAATATTGATGGTAAAAAGTAG